One genomic window of Magnolia sinica isolate HGM2019 chromosome 3, MsV1, whole genome shotgun sequence includes the following:
- the LOC131239365 gene encoding uncharacterized protein LOC131239365 isoform X1, which translates to MVIMHINLTWKLTERDEALVQSKSAIEKETMTKKRRRLIDKQPDGSSGGYSRGIRDLETQLKLYDVERNKRANSTMRSCSVSSQGLVSFLNTFQLRKCVIGQDDAVNAISPALG; encoded by the exons ATGGTTATCATGCACATTAATTTGACATGGAAGCTTACCGAAAGAGATGAGGCCTTGGTGCAAAGCAAGAGTGCCATAGAAAaag AAACGATGACCAAGAAAAGGAGGCGGTTGATTGATAAACAGCCCGATGGCAGTAGTGGAGGTTATTCGCGTGGGATCCGTGATCTTGAAACACAACTCAAGCTTTATG atgtagaaagaaataaaagagctaATTCAACAATGAGATCTTGCTCAGTCTCCTCTCAAGGGCTCGTCTCTTTTCTCAACACTTTTCAG CTTAGGAAATGTGTGATTGGCCAAGATGATGCCGTCAATGCCATCTCTCCCGCATTGGGCTGA
- the LOC131239365 gene encoding uncharacterized protein LOC131239365 isoform X2, which translates to MTKKRRRLIDKQPDGSSGGYSRGIRDLETQLKLYDVERNKRANSTMRSCSVSSQGLVSFLNTFQLRKCVIGQDDAVNAISPALG; encoded by the exons ATGACCAAGAAAAGGAGGCGGTTGATTGATAAACAGCCCGATGGCAGTAGTGGAGGTTATTCGCGTGGGATCCGTGATCTTGAAACACAACTCAAGCTTTATG atgtagaaagaaataaaagagctaATTCAACAATGAGATCTTGCTCAGTCTCCTCTCAAGGGCTCGTCTCTTTTCTCAACACTTTTCAG CTTAGGAAATGTGTGATTGGCCAAGATGATGCCGTCAATGCCATCTCTCCCGCATTGGGCTGA